Proteins encoded together in one Lathyrus oleraceus cultivar Zhongwan6 chromosome 5, CAAS_Psat_ZW6_1.0, whole genome shotgun sequence window:
- the LOC127081720 gene encoding MAG2-interacting protein 2 isoform X2, whose protein sequence is MTQMSLTCSLPLHQMVHFNELRSVMDKAFLPFLRSCHLSLWHKNSSTELEQVFSLQFEGLYSRPKGYKGQLIYPKLLISPQATFIATLDLTGCLHIFKLDKESLTVSRFLLGEKDDSLMSDNLSNGGNKSFLGCMDFTWWCDHVIAIVDRNGVVMLIDILNGSKVQEEDPTHFFPALGRAQKCRGYLFLLASLSSKERSSPSDFGFSEELHQTEWIVEDRLKQFHLSRLLWFLVSFSEKSIPEMYGLLIRKRSYQAALDFADRHGLDKDEVLKSQWLNSSQGVNEINIFLANIKDKNFVLSECVHRVGPTEDAVKALLAYGLRITDHHRFSEVDDDDSSHVWDVRLARLQILQFRDRLETFLGINMGRFSVQEYSKFRIIPINEAAVALAESGKIGALNLLFKRHPYSLSPFVLDVLASIPETVPVQIYGQLLPGRSFPSGVAVRQDDWVECKKTVDFINTPVKNHGIQIQVKTEPLVKHFVGLLWPSIDELSKWYMDRARAMDAFSGQLDNCLSLLEFALRKGISELQQFHQDVLYLHQVIYSDDNDSEAGLHMSLVKWEELPDYERFKFMLRGVKEESVTERLHNRAIPFMREKFHRVSLFGDGTHCTNQSIEESFLVRWLKEIALQNKLDMCLVVIEEGCRNFQSNVYFETEVEAVDCALQCIYLCTVTDRWSIMAAILSKLPQMHDGAIQAESLERRLRVAESHIEAGRLLAFYQVPKPLNFFLGAQSDEKGVKQIIRLILSKFIRRQPGRSDSEWASMWRDMQYLREKTFPFLDLEYILIEFCRGLLKAGKFSLARNYLKGTSSVSLASEKAENLVIQAAREYFFSASSISCSEVWKAKECLNLYPSSANVKAEADIIDALTVKLPNLGVNILPMQFRQIKDPMEIVKMAITNPTGAYFHVEELVEVARLLGLRSADDVSAVEEAIAREAAVSGDLQLASDLCLVLARKGHGNIWDLCAAIARGPALENMEVDSRKQLLGFALSHCDEESIGELLHAWKDLDMQGQCETLIMSTGTNPSKFSVQGSTVESIQKQSFQNILDRNVRFQEFDGYSSDNQDAHLEKIREKLSIVAKTLAVGNQTDWASGLTENGKVLSFAALQLPWLIELSKNGYPSEKLSTRKQYLNIKAQAVVTILSWLARNGFAPRDNLIASLARSVMEPPVTEDEDIIGCSYLLNLADAFNGVEVIEEQLKIRKDYQEICSIMNVGMAYSLLHNSGVGSDHIQRKQLLKRRFKEKHTTPSSDDIDKLGKVQSSFWREWKLKLEEQKRFAEHSRALQKIIPGVETERFLSRDSIYIENVVISLIESVKLEKRHILKDILRLADTYDLNSTEVLLHFLSAVLVSDVWTNDEITAEVAGYKGEIIGNGVKTIETISTKVYPAINGCNKLRLAYVFGLLSECYLQLENTKDLSPIAQPDHTNGNIRFAHYYKVVEQECKNVSFINNLNFKNIAGLRGLNFECFSDEVYACIEESSLSALSKMIQAFVDIYGHSLPEGFMSWQDVYKYYILSSLSALEAKATTDFSSRTPECIQNFLSKLEQSYDSCRKYIRLLSQSDALTIMKQYLTVIVPLHSSYGFLPDNSTWQECLIVLLNFWVGLTDDMKEFSLEENSGETNSFNPQCLTSCLKVFMKLVMEDIISPSQGWSSIYSYVNCGLNGDCSVEIYNFSKAMVFSGCGFGAISEVFSVASLETGSSSDCGTGSQDLAHFYLDILEAVLQELVNGSHESQKLYHILSSLSKLEGDLKVLQCVRHVIWGEMVQFSDNLQLPSSIRVYVLELMQFISGKNIKGFSTEIQANVQPWEEWDELLYASRKSEAGVDKQSPDHKETSSRFTNTLVALKSSQLVTSISPSIEITPDDLLNVDTAVSCFLRLCGEATENLHFDALVSILEEWEGLFTMGKDREITTEASDGGNDWNNDDWDEGWESLEEVDKPEKEKIEDSVSVHPLHVCWAEILKKFIGLSRSSDVLRMIDQSSSKPNGMLLDEDDARSLNEIALSTDCFLALKMALMLPYKTLQLQCLSAVEDSIKQGVPHTRSNDCELLIIILSSGILTSIATGSTYGTTFSYLCYMVGNLSNQVQQALISSRGFTNNEDHENQFFQRILFPNFISELVKADQHVLAGFIVTKFMHTSESLSLINIANASLNRYLERQLHMLQTNEFHVEMECKTLRNTVSRLRGRLSNLIQSTLPLLSANVS, encoded by the exons ATGACTCAGATGAGTCTTACTT GTTCACTGCCATTACATCAGATGGTTCATTTCAACGAATTGAGATCAGTTATGGACAAGGCATTTCTACCTTTCCTAA GATCTTGCCATCTTTCTCTTTGGCATAAAAATTCAAGCACAGAACTGGAACAGGTATTTTCTTTGCAGTTCGAGGGATTATATTCGAGACCAAAAGGTTATAAAGGTCAGCTAATATATCCAAAGTTGCTAATCTCGCCACAAGCTACATTCATTGCTACTCTGGATTTAACAGGATGCTTGCATATTTTTAAGCTGGACAAAGAAAGCTTGACAGTCTCCCGGTTTCTCTTGGGAGAGAAGGATGATTCATTAATGTCTGATAATTTATCGAATGGGGGCAATAAATCTTTTCTGGGTTGTATGGATTTTACTTGGTGGTGCGACCATGTCATTGCCATTGTAGATAGGAATGGCGTGGTTATGTTGATAGACATTCTAAATGGTTCAAAGGTCCAGGAAGAGGATCCTACACATTTTTTCCCTGCTCTGGGTAGAGCACAGAAATGTAGGGGCTATCTTTTTCTTTTAGCAAGTTTATCATCCAAAGAAAGATCCAGTCCTTCTGATTTTGGATTTTCAGAGGAGTTGCACCAGACAGAGTGGATTGTTGAAGATAGGCTTAAACAGTTTCACCTTTCTAGGTTGCTCTGGTTCCTTGTTTCATTTTCAGAGAAATCTATCCCTGAAATGTATGGTTTACTGATTAGGAAGAGAAGTTATCAAGCTGCTCTGGACTTTGCTGACAGACATGGATTGGATAAGGATGAAGTGCTGAAGTCACAGTGGTTGAATTCTAGCCAAGGAGTAAATGAAATTAATATATTTTTGGCAAATATAAAGGATAAAAATTTTGTACTTTCTGAATGTGTTCATAGAGTTGGACCAACAGAAGATGCTGTGAAGGCTTTGCTGGCTTATGGTCTACGCATCACTGACCATCATAGATTCTCAGAAGTAGATGATGATGATTCTAGTCATGTATGGGATGTTCGCTTGGCTAGGCTTCAAATTTTGCAATTTAGGGACAGGCTGGAAACATTTCTTGGAATAAACATGGGCAG ATTTTCTGTGCAGGAATACAGCAAATTCCGTATTATACCTATTAATGAAGCTGCTGTAGCACTTGCAGAAAGTGGAAAAATTGGTGCATTGAACTTGCTTTTCAAGCGTCATCCTTATTCTTTGTCTCCTTTTGTTTTGGATGTTTTAGCCTCCATCCCAGAAACTGTTCCTGTCCAAATTTATGGGCAGCTTCTTCCTGGGAGGTCATTTCCTTCTGGTGTTGCTGTGAGGCAAGATGATTGGGTTGAATGCAAGAAGACGGTGGACTTCATTAATACACCAGTTAAAAACCACGGCATTCAAATCCAAGTCAAAACTGAGCCTCTTGTTAAGCATTTTGTTGGACTACTTTGGCCATCAATTGATGAGCTCTCAAAATGGTATATGGATAGAGCTAGAGCTATGGATGCTTTTAGTGGGCAGCTTGATAATTGCCTGAGCCTACTTGAGTTTGCTCTTCGCAAAGGCATATCTGAGTTGCAGCAGTTCCATCAGGATGTCTTATACTTGCATCAAGTTATTTACTCTGATGACAATGATAGCGAAGCAGGCTTACATATGAGTCTTGTCAAATGGGAAGAATTGCCGGATTATGAAAGatttaaatttatgcttagggGAGTCAAAGAGGAAAGTGTAACCGAAAGATTACATAACAGAGCTATTCCATTTATGCGTGAAAAGTTTCACAGGGTGTCCTTATTTGGAGATGGCACCCATTGTACAAATCAAAGTATAGAGGAATCATTTCTAGTAAGATGGTTGAAGGAAATTGCTTTGCAGAATAAATTGGACATGTGCTTGGTGGTAATTGAGGAAGGGTGCAGAAACTTCCAAAGCAATGTCTATTTTGAAACTGAAGTTGAAGCTGTTGATTGTGCTTTGCAATGCATATATTTGTGCACAGTTACAGATAGGTGGAGCATCATGGCAGCCATACTATCTAAGCTTCCTCAAATGCATG ATGGTGCAATTCAAGCTGAGAGTCTTGAAAGAAGACTTAGAGTTGCTGAAAGTCATATTGAAGCAGGGAGACTTTTGGCATTTTACCAG GTTCCGAAGCCATTAAACTTTTTCCTAGGGGCTCAATCAGATGAAAAGGGTGTGAAACAGATTATTCGCCTTATTCTTTCTAAATTTATTCGCCGTCAGCCTGGCCGGTCAGATAGTGAATGGGCCAGCATGTGGCGTGATATGCAGTACTTGAGGGAAAAGACATTTCCTTTTCTGGACCTAGAATATATTTTGATTGAGTTTTGCAGAGGACTGCTTAAAGCTGGGAAGTTTTCTCTTGCACGTAATTACTTGAAGGGTACAAGTTCTGTTTCTTTGGCTTCAGAGAAGGCAGAAAACCTTGTCATTCAAGCAGCTAGGGAGTACTTTTTCTCAGCTTCAAGTATTTCTTGTTCCGAA GTCTGGAAAGCTAAAGAATGCCTTAATCTATATCCAAGTAGTGCAAATGTGAAGGCAGAGGCGGATATTATTGATGCACTTACAGTTAAGCTTCCAAACCTTGGGGTGAATATTCTGCCCATGCAATTCAGGCAAATAAAAGATCCTATGGAAATTGTAAAAATGGCAATCACAAATCCAACTGGAGCATATTTTCATGTTGAGGAGCTTGTTGAGGTTGCCAGACTTCTTGGCTTGAGGTCTGCTGATGATGTATCAGCTGTTGAAGAAGCTATTGCTAGAGAAGCTGCAGTTTCTGGTGATTTACAATTGGCATCTGATCTTTGTCTTGTTTTGGCCAGAAAAGGACATGGCAACATATGGGATTTATGTGCTGCAATTGCAAGAGGTCCTGCCCTTGAAAATATGGAAGTAGATTCTCGAAAGCAGCTATTAGGGTTCGCGTTGAGCCACTGTGATGAGGAATCCATCGGTGAGCTTCTCCATGCATGGAAAGACCTGGATATGCAAGGCCAGTGTGAAACATTAATCATGTCAACTGGGACAAATCCTTCAAAATTTTCAGTGCAAGGCTCAACCGTTGAGTCAATTCAAAAACAAAGTTTTCAAAATATACTAGATAGAAATGTGCGTTTTCAAGAGTTCGATGGTTATAGCAGTGACAATCAGGATGCTCATCTTGAGAAAATTAGAGAAAAGCTTTCCATTGTTGCTAAAACCTTGGCTGTGGGCAATCAAACTGATTGGGCGTCAGGCTTGACTGAAAATGGGAAAGTTCTGTCTTTTGCTGCCTTACAGCTCCCTTGGTTGATTGAATTGAGTAAGAACGGATATCCTAGTGAAAAATTGAGTACTAGAAAGCAGTATTTAAACATCAAAGCACAGGCTGTGGTGACTATTCTGTCCTGGTTGGCTAGAAATGGTTTTGCCCCCAGAGACAACCTGATCGCCTCTTTAGCAAGATCTGTTATGGAACCTCCAGTCACTGAAGATGAAGATATAATCGGGTGCTCGTATCTTCTCAATCTTGCGGATGCTTTTAACGGGGTAGAAGTTATAGAAGAACAGCTCAAAATAAGAAAAGACTACCAAGAAATTTGTAGCATTATGAATGTTGGGATGGCATACAGCTTGCTACACAACTCAGGAGTAGGTAGTGACCATATTCAGCGAAAGCAGCTATTGAAGAGGAGGTTCAAGGAAAAACATACAACACCCAGTTCCG ATGATATAGATAAACTTGGCAAGGTACAGTCTTCTTTCTGGAGAGAGTGGAAACTGAAGTTAGAAGAGCAAAAGAGATTCGCTGAGCATTCTAGAGCTCTACAGAAAATAATTCCTGGGGTTGAAACAGAGCGCTTTTTGTCCAGGGACTCCATCTACATTGAGAATGTTGTTATCTCTCTCATTGAGTCTGTAAAGTTAGAAAAAAGGCACATTTTGAAGGACATTTTAAGATTGGCTGATACATATGACTTGAACAGTACTGAG GTGCTATTGCATTTCCTAAGTGCTGTCCTTGTTTCTGATGTTTGGACAAATGATGAAATTACAGCCGAAGTTGCAGGTTATAAAGGAGAAATAATTGGTAATGGTGTGAAAACCATTGAAACCATCTCAACAAAGGTTTATCCTGCAATCAATGGGTGCAACAAACTTCGCCTTGCTTATGTATTTGGTCTGTTGTCAGAGTGCTATTTGCAGCTGGAAAATACCAAAGATTTATCACCAATAGCACAACCTGATCACACAAATGGCAATATAAGGTTTGCTCATTATTACAAGGTTGTTGAGCAAGAATGTAAAAATGTTTCCTTTATCAATAACCTGAACTTCAAAAATATAGCTGGGTTGCGTGGATTGAACTTTGAGTGCTTTAGTGATGAAGTTTATGCATGCATTGAGGAAAGTAGCTTGTCTGCATTGTCGAAAATGATACAAGCTTTTGTCGATATTTATGGTCATTCATTGCCTGAGGGTTTTATGTCATGGCAGGATGTCTACAAGTATTACATCCTGAGTTCGCTGAGTGCTTTGGAGGCTAAAGCAACAACTGACTTTAGTAGTAGAACTCCTGAATGCATTCAAAATTTTTTAAGTAAGCTTGAGCAGAGCTATGATTCTTGCCGAAAGTATATTAGACTTTTGAGCCAGTCTGATGCTTTGACGATCATGAAGCAGTACCTCACTGTAATTGTGCCTCTCCATAGTTCATATGGATTCCTACCTGACAATTCAACTTGGCAAGAGTGCCTCATTGTTCTTTTAAACTTTTGGGTGGGATTGACAGATGATATGAAGGAATTTTCATTGGAGGAAAATTCAGGAGAGACTAATAGCTTCAACCCGCAATGTTTAACGAGTTGTCTAAAAGTATTTATGAAATTGGTGATGGAGGATATCATCTCCCCTAGTCAGGGCTGGAGCAGCATATACAGCTACGTTAACTGCGGCTTAAATGGTGATTGCTCTGTAGAAATTTATAATTTCTCCAAAGCTATGGTTTTTTCTGGTTGTGGGTTTGGTGCCATTTCAGAGGTATTTTCTGTTGCTTCATTGGAAACTGGTTCATCTTCTGATTGTGGCACAGGTTCCCAGGATCTTGCTCATTTCTATTTAGATATTCTTGAAGCTGTTCTGCAAGAATTGGTCAATGGTTCCCATGAGAGCCAGAAGCTGTATCATATATTGTCATCTTTAAGCAAGCTAGAAGGTGACTTAAAAGTCTTGCAATGTGTTAGACATGTAATTTGGGGGGAAATGGTCCAGTTCTCTGACAATTTACAGTTGCCAAGTTCCATTAGAGTTTATGTGCTAGAGCTTATGCAGTTTATCTCAGGAAAGAATATTAAGGGTTTCTCTACAGAAATACAAGCCAATGTCCAACCATGGGAAGAATGGGATGAACTGCTTTATGCTAGTAGAAAGAGTGAGGCTGGTGTTGACAAGCAGTCACCAGATCACAAAGAAACATCTAGTAGGTTTACAAATACTTTGGTTGCCCTTAAATCATCTCAACTTGTGACATCAATCTCTCCTAGCATAGAAATTACCCCTGATGATCTATTGAATGTAGACACGGCTGTTTCTTGCTTTTTGAGGTTGTGTGGAGAAGCTACTGAAAATCTCCACTTTGATGCATTGGTTTCTATTTTGGAAGAGTGGGAGGGACTTTTCACCATGGGGAAAGACCGAGAAATCACAACTGAAGCATCTGATGGAGGAAATGACTGGAACAATGATGATTGGGATGAAGGGTGGGAAAGTCTGGAAGAAGTAGACAAGCCTGAGAAAGAAAAGATTGAGGACTCTGTTTCTGTTCACCCTTTACATGTATGTTGGGCAGAGATTTTGAAAAAATTCATAGGCCTGTCGAGATCTAGTGATGTGCTGAGAATGATTGATCAATCATCATCAAAACCTAATGGTATGTTACTTGATGAAGATGATGCCAGGAGCTTAAATGAGATAGCATTAAGTACAGATTGCTTTCTGGCTTTGAAGATGGCACTCATGCTACCCTACAAAACATTACAGTTGCAGTGCCTGAGCGCAGTTGAGGATAGTATAAAACAGGGTGTCCCTCATACAAGGAGCAATGATTGTGagttattaattataattttatcTTCTGGGATTCTCACTTCTATCGCAACTGGTTCTACATATGGTACTACTTTCTCTTATCTCTGCTATATGGTTGGAAACTTATCCAATCAAGTT